One genomic region from Catenovulum adriaticum encodes:
- a CDS encoding alpha-L-fucosidase gives MTKFKKSMLTTAILMAAGFNLAACGDQKANQNSQAQDTDSAKTATAEKALTPEQKLKEIKEVADQGPFKASWDSLENYEIPTWYQDAKFGIFIHWGVYSVPAHNGEWYPRWMYDKEYWDYNKFHTENFGPVTEFGYKDFIPMFKAEKFDADKWLKVIQDSGAKYMVPVAEHHDGFSMYDNSYSRWDSTEMGPKRDIIAELKEAASKTDIHFGLSSHRAENWWFFDRGRSMPSDVQNEEYRDLYGPAVDRETSESGETPPTKEFMDDWLLRTVELVDKYEPELIWFDWWMASEPFHEHVQEFTSYYYNKGVKWENMPALNYKEHQEMRSFPDGSAVLDIERGQLADIRKHFWQTDTSVSKTSWGYVTNHEYRTPNSLVDDLIDIVSKNGSMLLNIGPKPDGTIPQAEIDLLSEIGSWLKLNGEAIYGTRPWVMFGEGVTEVVDGKHSNDAEKHRKDFTKHDIRFTTKGDDLYATIMAWPGAGETVTIKSINADNYSKTIANVTMIGHSGELEFEQTEDGLKVVMPASAPSDYAQVLKIVAQ, from the coding sequence ATGACTAAATTTAAAAAATCAATGTTAACAACTGCTATTTTAATGGCCGCAGGCTTTAATTTAGCAGCATGTGGTGATCAAAAAGCGAATCAAAACTCTCAAGCTCAAGATACCGACAGCGCAAAAACGGCTACGGCAGAAAAAGCTTTAACGCCAGAACAAAAGTTAAAAGAAATTAAAGAAGTTGCAGACCAAGGTCCATTTAAAGCAAGTTGGGATTCATTAGAAAACTATGAAATCCCAACTTGGTACCAAGATGCCAAATTTGGTATTTTCATTCACTGGGGGGTTTACTCTGTACCTGCTCACAACGGTGAGTGGTACCCACGCTGGATGTACGATAAAGAGTACTGGGACTACAACAAATTCCATACAGAAAACTTTGGCCCTGTTACCGAATTTGGCTATAAAGACTTTATCCCTATGTTTAAAGCCGAAAAATTCGATGCTGATAAATGGTTAAAAGTAATTCAAGATTCAGGCGCTAAATATATGGTGCCAGTTGCAGAGCATCACGATGGCTTCTCTATGTATGACAACTCATACTCTCGCTGGGATTCAACTGAAATGGGTCCAAAGCGCGATATTATCGCTGAATTGAAAGAAGCAGCGTCTAAAACCGATATTCACTTTGGTTTATCAAGCCACAGAGCTGAAAACTGGTGGTTCTTCGACCGTGGCCGCTCTATGCCATCAGACGTTCAAAATGAAGAATATCGTGACCTTTATGGCCCAGCTGTTGACCGAGAAACGTCAGAAAGCGGTGAAACGCCTCCAACTAAAGAGTTTATGGATGATTGGTTGTTACGTACGGTTGAATTAGTTGATAAATACGAACCAGAACTTATTTGGTTTGACTGGTGGATGGCATCAGAACCTTTCCATGAGCACGTTCAAGAATTTACCAGCTATTATTACAACAAAGGCGTAAAATGGGAAAACATGCCTGCGCTTAACTATAAAGAGCATCAAGAAATGCGCTCGTTCCCAGATGGCTCTGCAGTATTAGATATTGAACGTGGTCAATTAGCTGACATTCGTAAACATTTCTGGCAAACAGATACCTCAGTATCTAAAACATCATGGGGTTATGTAACCAACCATGAGTATCGTACACCTAATTCTTTAGTTGATGATTTAATTGATATCGTGAGTAAAAACGGTTCAATGTTACTTAACATAGGTCCAAAACCAGATGGTACTATTCCACAAGCTGAAATTGACTTATTATCTGAAATTGGTAGCTGGTTAAAACTAAACGGCGAAGCTATTTATGGTACGCGTCCTTGGGTTATGTTCGGTGAAGGTGTAACAGAAGTAGTAGATGGTAAACATTCAAATGATGCTGAAAAACATCGTAAAGATTTTACCAAACACGACATTCGTTTCACGACTAAAGGCGATGATTTATACGCAACGATTATGGCTTGGCCAGGTGCTGGTGAAACCGTTACTATTAAATCTATCAATGCAGACAACTACAGCAAAACCATTGCTAATGTAACTATGATTGGCCATTCAGGCGAGCTAGAGTTTGAACAAACTGAAGATGGCTTGAAAGTGGTTATGCCTGCATCAGCCCCTTCTGATTATGCTCAAGTGCTTAAGATTGTTGCACAATAA
- a CDS encoding YqaA family protein, giving the protein MDFSHTLKQKTQRFINSRHMLKALTLASFLESIIVPIPLETILVPLMQAKRDKLWLLAFLATLGCLLGALAGYAFGYYLFDLIGDWAIANFSDQQTYEHVKQQMNVEGFWFVLMVGIIPIPFQIAMLAAGATQYPLHLFLLAAVIARSLRYFGLALVVYFAGNQAQQLIARYRWKAVAALALGILLIWFVVKQF; this is encoded by the coding sequence ATGGACTTTAGCCACACTCTCAAACAAAAAACGCAGCGATTTATTAATTCTCGCCACATGTTAAAAGCGCTCACTTTGGCTTCTTTTTTAGAATCTATAATTGTGCCTATTCCACTTGAAACAATATTAGTGCCTTTAATGCAGGCCAAACGAGATAAGCTTTGGCTGTTAGCTTTTTTAGCAACGCTGGGCTGTTTACTAGGCGCTCTCGCCGGATATGCATTTGGCTATTATTTATTTGATTTAATTGGCGATTGGGCGATTGCAAATTTTTCTGATCAGCAAACTTACGAGCATGTTAAACAACAAATGAATGTTGAAGGATTTTGGTTTGTATTAATGGTTGGGATTATTCCAATTCCTTTTCAAATTGCGATGTTAGCCGCAGGGGCAACTCAGTATCCGTTACATCTATTTTTACTGGCGGCCGTTATTGCCCGTTCATTACGCTATTTTGGTTTAGCCCTTGTGGTTTATTTTGCGGGTAACCAAGCACAACAATTAATAGCTCGCTACAGGTGGAAAGCCGTCGCTGCATTGGCACTTGGTATTCTGTTAATTTGGTTTGTTGTTAAACAATTTTAA
- a CDS encoding beta-galactosidase, whose amino-acid sequence MLIKRFSKLCILASASLSVLACSSSEQANQPSKQDSVSKTALTIIDFESDLPNWVLKQNANIGLSNLGATSGKQALKIDFDSDEQQSKLILKPESSWNWDTFGDINLAADITNPTDVSVHLFIEVKDSTGWPHIRSVSIPANSTGTYYAVLKGEQLNINSGLREDPKAWQSNDHKMFWMRGRKNLNLDKITQVSYFVDTMNQDKSLVFDNIRLRNNPAIDPNFLVNLADKYGQSNKFDYPAKVRSDEQLKTLANEEIAQLEREGTMADRSKFGGWKSGPQKEATGYFRTEKVDGKWAMIDPEGYLFFSSALANIRIANTTTITGVDFKDDAVRYVDPEDVTPEDSLGIRPVSKSAQKTRYIASERRHNMFTWLPDYDDELANHYSYRRSVHKGPLHHGETYSFYQANLERRYGETYPDSYLDKWRDVTIKRFKNWGFTSTGNWTDESFYQMNQIPYFANGWIIGDFKTVSSGADVWSPMPDPFDPEFARRAKLTTKVIADEVENNPYCIGVFVDNEKSWGNPSSLRGRYGIVIHTLNRPSSESPTKAEFMRRLKQKYSSIDALNKSWQTQISSWESLDNGFAITDMPTTMVADLSDLLTAYADKYFKIVHDALADVMPNHMYMGVRMAHWGMTPEAVKAAAKYVDVMSYNYYKEGLHEKAWAFLEEIDKPSIIGEFHIGATSDTGLYHPGLIHASGQQDRARMYKEYMRTVIDNPYMVGAHWFQYLDSPITGRAYDGENYNTGFVTMADVPYQTMVEAAKEINAELYSRRFAQ is encoded by the coding sequence ATGTTAATTAAACGATTTTCCAAATTGTGTATTTTAGCGTCGGCGTCTTTAAGCGTATTGGCTTGCTCCAGCTCTGAGCAAGCCAATCAGCCATCTAAGCAAGATTCAGTCAGTAAAACGGCGCTTACTATTATTGATTTTGAGTCCGATTTACCAAATTGGGTATTAAAACAAAATGCCAATATTGGCCTTTCAAACCTAGGAGCCACTTCAGGCAAACAGGCACTTAAAATAGATTTCGATTCAGACGAACAGCAATCAAAACTCATTTTAAAACCCGAAAGTTCATGGAACTGGGATACCTTTGGCGATATTAATTTAGCAGCTGATATAACCAACCCAACCGATGTTTCTGTACATTTATTTATTGAAGTAAAAGACAGTACAGGCTGGCCGCATATCAGAAGTGTGAGCATTCCTGCTAATTCAACCGGCACTTATTACGCTGTGTTAAAAGGCGAGCAATTAAACATTAATAGTGGTTTACGCGAAGATCCTAAAGCTTGGCAATCAAATGATCATAAAATGTTTTGGATGCGCGGCCGTAAAAACTTAAACTTAGATAAAATTACGCAGGTGAGTTATTTTGTCGATACCATGAACCAAGATAAATCTTTAGTCTTTGACAATATCCGGCTCAGAAACAACCCTGCTATCGATCCCAATTTTTTAGTTAACTTAGCAGACAAATACGGTCAAAGTAATAAATTTGATTATCCGGCAAAAGTCCGCTCAGACGAACAATTAAAAACCTTAGCAAATGAAGAAATAGCTCAACTAGAGCGTGAAGGCACAATGGCCGATCGCTCAAAATTTGGCGGTTGGAAAAGTGGCCCACAAAAAGAAGCCACAGGTTATTTTCGCACCGAAAAAGTGGATGGCAAGTGGGCAATGATAGATCCTGAAGGCTACCTGTTTTTTTCATCGGCTTTAGCGAATATTCGAATTGCCAACACCACCACCATTACTGGCGTTGATTTTAAAGATGATGCGGTTCGATACGTTGACCCAGAAGACGTTACACCAGAAGATTCACTAGGTATTCGCCCTGTCTCAAAATCCGCTCAAAAAACGCGTTATATTGCCTCAGAGCGCCGTCACAATATGTTTACCTGGTTACCTGATTACGATGATGAATTAGCTAATCATTACAGCTACCGCCGCTCTGTGCATAAAGGCCCATTACATCATGGCGAAACCTATAGTTTTTATCAAGCTAACCTTGAAAGACGCTACGGCGAAACCTATCCCGATTCTTATTTAGATAAATGGCGTGATGTCACCATTAAACGTTTTAAAAACTGGGGCTTTACTTCAACCGGTAACTGGACAGATGAAAGTTTTTACCAAATGAATCAAATTCCTTATTTTGCCAATGGCTGGATTATTGGTGACTTTAAAACAGTTTCGTCAGGCGCCGATGTTTGGTCGCCAATGCCTGATCCATTTGATCCAGAATTTGCCCGCCGCGCAAAATTAACGACAAAAGTCATCGCCGATGAAGTTGAAAACAATCCTTATTGTATTGGGGTGTTTGTCGATAACGAAAAAAGTTGGGGCAACCCCTCAAGCTTGCGAGGCCGTTACGGTATTGTGATTCATACCCTGAACCGCCCAAGCAGCGAAAGCCCAACTAAAGCTGAATTTATGCGACGCCTTAAACAAAAGTATTCATCAATAGATGCGTTAAATAAAAGCTGGCAAACCCAAATTAGCTCTTGGGAAAGCTTAGATAACGGTTTTGCAATTACGGATATGCCAACGACTATGGTTGCCGATTTATCCGATTTATTAACCGCATACGCAGATAAGTACTTTAAAATTGTCCATGACGCATTAGCCGATGTGATGCCGAACCATATGTACATGGGGGTTAGAATGGCTCACTGGGGAATGACACCTGAAGCGGTAAAAGCAGCTGCCAAATATGTAGATGTAATGAGCTACAACTACTATAAAGAAGGTTTGCACGAAAAAGCTTGGGCATTTTTAGAAGAAATTGATAAACCCAGTATTATTGGCGAATTTCATATTGGCGCAACCAGTGACACTGGCTTATATCACCCGGGCTTAATTCATGCCTCTGGTCAACAAGATAGAGCCAGAATGTATAAAGAATACATGCGCACCGTGATCGACAACCCTTATATGGTTGGCGCACATTGGTTCCAGTATTTAGATTCACCTATTACTGGCCGGGCCTATGACGGTGAAAACTACAACACTGGTTTTGTCACCATGGCTGATGTGCCTTATCAAACTATGGTCGAGGCCGCAAAAGAGATTAATGCTGAACTTTACTCACGACGATTTGCTCAATAA
- a CDS encoding BPSS1780 family membrane protein, translated as MENTETNPYQAPESDLETGTPEQNLQFGEPQKKPTGHGWQWIKSGFDLFKRSPGGWILTMVVGFLIMLAINIIPIVGNIIIMLTTYVWTAGIMYGCSQLEQGSKFKLSYLFAGFKLAPGKLIALSVVLGLFGFVIALACLGTVYIDMLSGNAEQPFAGQNATSILISILIMVALYVPLMMAAWFAPLLVIFHNYSVFSALKSSFFACLKNLMPFLVYGLIGFLLLFVAALPVGLGLLIMFPVLYASMYTAYKDIYLQADTMHL; from the coding sequence ATGGAAAATACAGAAACTAATCCCTACCAAGCACCTGAATCTGATTTAGAAACAGGCACTCCAGAACAAAACCTTCAATTTGGCGAACCACAAAAAAAACCAACTGGACATGGCTGGCAGTGGATTAAAAGTGGATTTGATTTATTTAAACGTTCACCTGGTGGTTGGATTTTAACCATGGTCGTTGGCTTTTTGATAATGTTAGCGATAAATATCATTCCAATCGTAGGCAATATTATTATCATGCTAACCACCTATGTGTGGACCGCTGGTATTATGTACGGCTGCAGCCAGTTAGAGCAAGGTAGTAAGTTTAAATTGAGCTACTTATTTGCTGGGTTTAAGCTAGCCCCCGGAAAATTAATCGCTTTATCTGTGGTATTAGGTTTATTTGGGTTTGTTATCGCGTTAGCTTGTTTAGGCACAGTTTATATCGATATGCTTTCAGGCAATGCAGAACAACCTTTTGCTGGGCAAAATGCAACTAGTATTCTCATTAGCATTTTAATAATGGTAGCATTGTACGTGCCTTTAATGATGGCCGCTTGGTTTGCGCCACTGCTCGTAATATTTCACAATTACTCTGTATTTAGCGCACTTAAAAGCAGCTTTTTTGCGTGTTTAAAAAACCTAATGCCATTTTTAGTTTATGGTTTAATTGGTTTTTTGCTGTTATTCGTTGCTGCATTGCCCGTTGGTTTGGGCTTGTTGATCATGTTCCCAGTGCTATACGCTTCAATGTATACAGCATATAAAGATATTTACTTACAAGCAGATACTATGCATTTATAA
- a CDS encoding DUF58 domain-containing protein, translating into MKLVSLRPALASFYILLGLIVAAVGLPLYRQYMAPELELTVFYALILAFLLWLLFDFLLTRQRPEKIEIEREHEKSISLNVEQTIKILVKNLADRPIQLKLIDDTPADWRQLSPILNVKLAAGEQKTQLYKIKASRRGAFKIKHCYLRFGSKLGLWQVTWQYKLTSQVNVFPDFSAISETAGLNASLNLADAGLKKLNKRGTGMDFNQLRDYREGDSIRQIDWAATGRFNKPISREYQEEKNQNVTVLLDSGKRMCVQDDDLSYFDHALNALILLSYTALKTGDQLSFMSFGEQTRWLSNIKGGKNVSQVLNHFFDLYPDTSASDYLAAAQTLMQKQHKRSLVLLVTCLRDEDFSDLLEACKLLQQKHLVAVISITEPVYQTIAAEPVESFEQALSYSAASLLEQNIKKQLSLLQHQGVICFQVDTGALSARVVNTYLSVKKSGSL; encoded by the coding sequence ATGAAGCTGGTAAGTTTAAGGCCAGCACTGGCATCCTTTTATATTTTATTAGGGTTAATTGTTGCGGCAGTTGGCTTGCCTTTGTATCGTCAATATATGGCGCCAGAGCTTGAATTAACGGTGTTTTATGCGTTGATCTTGGCTTTTTTATTATGGTTATTATTTGATTTTTTGTTGACCCGACAGCGGCCTGAAAAAATTGAAATTGAGCGTGAACACGAAAAAAGTATTTCACTGAATGTTGAGCAGACAATAAAAATATTAGTCAAAAATCTAGCAGATCGCCCAATTCAACTTAAATTGATTGATGATACGCCAGCAGATTGGCGTCAACTCAGCCCCATATTAAATGTTAAATTAGCCGCTGGCGAGCAAAAAACTCAGCTTTATAAGATTAAAGCAAGCCGACGAGGTGCGTTTAAAATAAAGCATTGTTATCTGCGTTTTGGCTCCAAATTAGGCTTGTGGCAGGTTACTTGGCAATATAAATTAACCTCACAGGTTAACGTATTTCCGGACTTTTCGGCTATATCAGAGACAGCAGGATTGAACGCCAGTTTAAATTTAGCAGACGCAGGGCTTAAAAAGCTAAATAAACGCGGCACAGGAATGGATTTTAATCAATTAAGAGACTACCGCGAAGGCGATAGTATTCGTCAAATTGATTGGGCCGCAACGGGGCGTTTTAATAAACCTATTTCACGTGAATACCAAGAAGAAAAAAATCAAAATGTGACCGTGTTACTCGACTCTGGTAAACGCATGTGTGTGCAAGACGATGATCTCAGTTATTTTGACCATGCCTTAAACGCATTAATTTTATTAAGTTATACTGCGCTTAAAACAGGCGACCAGCTCAGTTTTATGAGTTTTGGCGAGCAAACCCGCTGGTTATCAAATATAAAAGGCGGCAAAAATGTAAGCCAAGTGCTTAATCATTTTTTTGATTTATACCCAGATACCAGCGCTAGTGATTATTTAGCTGCGGCGCAAACCCTGATGCAAAAGCAGCATAAACGTTCGTTAGTGTTGTTAGTGACTTGCTTGCGAGACGAAGATTTTTCCGATTTACTAGAAGCTTGTAAATTGCTCCAGCAAAAACATTTAGTGGCCGTTATTAGTATTACCGAGCCAGTTTATCAAACCATAGCAGCTGAGCCGGTTGAAAGTTTTGAACAAGCCTTGTCATACAGTGCAGCCAGTTTACTTGAACAAAATATAAAGAAACAACTTAGCTTGTTACAGCATCAAGGTGTCATTTGTTTTCAGGTAGATACAGGCGCGTTAAGTGCCCGAGTCGTTAATACTTATTTATCGGTTAAAAAGAGTGGAAGCTTGTAG
- a CDS encoding AAA family ATPase, with product MNDVALTETELQQAADWITQLRGSVETVLVGQSNVVNQVITVLLAGGHVLLEGVPGLGKTLLVKALAQSISVNYQRIQFTPDLMPADVSGHSLLDMQSGQFKVRKGPAFTNLLLADEINRAPAKTQAALLEVMQEQQITIDGQSYPLPSPYMVLATQNPIDNEGTYPLPEAELDRFMMKVIIDYPQQADEIRLTLMNTGLAEANCFAKSIEPVICAEQIELLKQMAAKVIIDEKIVEYAVSIVRATREWQGIEHGAGIRASIALVQASKVNALAQGQAFVTPDDIKNSVADVLHHRIILSAEREIEGISAKQVLEELISKIDVPRQ from the coding sequence ATGAATGATGTCGCATTGACTGAAACAGAACTACAACAAGCAGCCGACTGGATAACGCAATTACGAGGCTCTGTAGAAACGGTATTGGTTGGCCAAAGCAATGTGGTTAATCAGGTAATTACCGTATTATTAGCCGGTGGACATGTGTTGCTTGAAGGCGTACCCGGGCTTGGTAAAACTTTGTTAGTTAAAGCATTAGCGCAATCTATTTCGGTGAATTATCAGCGCATACAATTTACGCCTGATTTAATGCCAGCCGATGTGTCCGGTCATTCATTATTAGATATGCAAAGTGGCCAGTTTAAAGTAAGAAAAGGCCCTGCTTTTACAAATTTATTGCTTGCAGATGAAATTAACCGCGCGCCGGCTAAAACTCAAGCTGCGTTATTAGAAGTGATGCAAGAGCAGCAAATAACGATCGATGGCCAAAGTTATCCGCTGCCATCACCTTATATGGTATTAGCAACTCAAAATCCAATTGATAATGAAGGGACTTACCCGCTACCAGAAGCTGAATTAGATCGCTTTATGATGAAAGTAATCATTGATTATCCGCAGCAAGCGGATGAAATTCGGTTAACCTTAATGAATACCGGATTAGCTGAGGCTAACTGTTTTGCCAAATCAATAGAGCCTGTTATTTGTGCCGAGCAAATTGAATTATTAAAGCAAATGGCGGCTAAAGTCATTATTGATGAAAAAATTGTGGAGTATGCCGTGAGTATTGTGCGCGCGACTCGCGAGTGGCAGGGAATAGAGCACGGCGCTGGCATTCGTGCCAGTATTGCTTTAGTTCAAGCCAGCAAGGTGAACGCCTTGGCCCAAGGGCAGGCATTTGTAACACCGGATGATATAAAAAATAGTGTAGCCGATGTGCTGCATCATCGAATTATATTATCAGCAGAGCGTGAAATTGAAGGAATCAGTGCAAAACAAGTGCTTGAAGAGCTGATTAGCAAAATTGATGTGCCTCGCCAATGA
- a CDS encoding DUF4350 domain-containing protein, with the protein MQVKQLVRTGVVVILLILISTCSYYNWQWKETEVNIGIADNLMQQPFLALQKLSESTEGSLKVVYDYPRLFSNAKSKIVPAHDAVLILTSSDKRLTQNQSQQIVAWVEQGGHLIFSMDTAFYKQPRDIHHPLWNTLNITAIPPKTIEPTESDDLTSDSSPSEQADSQEENEKAAIEPEDEAEEAEKAPEKLEFEGPFSTEFKTQNGNVFFAYLEKSYRISAPENAQVVTSAGDEQGDTFVQIKLGQGKVSLLTEIEIWNNRQLNSAHNAYLYRWLVDDRQNIWLFTSAAQDHWLVSLANWSPSLIVLILVLLVLFVWYQAVQFGPAYTHNETHQHFFHQHIKASAEFYWQHKQQALLTNALQQQVIEKICKRWPAFRTANQAQQIDYLVDLTQLDKTLIQKSIFAHTNQDERGFTRQVRTLQKIRNLI; encoded by the coding sequence ATGCAGGTTAAACAGTTGGTTCGCACAGGTGTGGTGGTTATTTTATTAATACTGATCAGCACCTGTAGCTATTACAATTGGCAATGGAAAGAAACCGAAGTGAATATAGGCATTGCTGATAATTTAATGCAGCAGCCATTTTTAGCTTTGCAAAAACTATCAGAATCGACAGAAGGTTCGTTAAAGGTGGTTTATGATTATCCAAGATTATTTTCTAATGCAAAAAGTAAAATTGTGCCTGCGCATGATGCGGTTTTAATTTTAACCAGCAGTGATAAGCGCTTAACGCAAAATCAAAGTCAGCAAATAGTTGCATGGGTTGAGCAAGGCGGTCACTTAATTTTTTCAATGGACACTGCTTTTTACAAACAACCGAGAGACATCCATCATCCACTTTGGAACACGCTTAATATTACCGCAATCCCACCCAAAACAATTGAGCCGACTGAATCAGATGACTTAACCTCTGATTCATCACCTTCTGAGCAAGCTGACAGCCAAGAGGAAAATGAGAAAGCAGCCATAGAGCCAGAGGATGAAGCCGAAGAGGCTGAAAAAGCGCCGGAAAAACTTGAATTTGAAGGCCCATTTTCAACTGAATTTAAAACCCAAAACGGTAATGTATTTTTTGCCTATCTTGAAAAAAGTTACCGAATTAGTGCCCCTGAAAATGCCCAAGTTGTCACCAGCGCTGGCGATGAGCAGGGTGATACTTTTGTACAAATTAAATTAGGACAAGGTAAGGTTAGTTTATTAACCGAAATTGAGATTTGGAATAACCGCCAATTAAATTCAGCGCACAATGCCTATTTATATCGTTGGCTGGTGGACGATAGGCAAAATATTTGGTTATTTACCAGCGCTGCACAGGATCATTGGTTAGTGAGTTTAGCTAACTGGTCGCCAAGCTTAATCGTCTTAATTTTAGTATTGCTGGTTTTATTTGTTTGGTATCAGGCCGTGCAATTTGGTCCAGCTTATACGCACAACGAAACACATCAACACTTTTTTCACCAACATATTAAAGCCTCGGCTGAGTTTTACTGGCAACACAAGCAACAGGCTTTGTTAACCAATGCACTGCAACAGCAAGTGATTGAAAAAATTTGCAAGCGTTGGCCTGCATTTCGAACGGCCAATCAAGCACAACAAATCGATTATCTGGTTGACCTAACTCAATTGGATAAAACCCTGATCCAAAAATCGATTTTTGCTCACACTAATCAAGACGAACGAGGGTTTACACGTCAAGTTCGCACTTTGCAAAAGATAAGGAATCTTATATGA
- a CDS encoding stage II sporulation protein M yields MKQTQFVKNRESDWLTLEQFIKQEKQTDFVDLPALLRAVTHDLAIAKSRSYSPTVVTRLNQLVMAAQAQMYKPKDKVFYQLLRFMRVGFPSSVHVLKRAVIVNHILFYGLALLAYVLTLYKPELIYQFVDNAQVSNLESMYNPQAEHQLNERESSGDFAMFGYYIFNNIKIAFQTFVGGLLLGVGALFFLIFNGFFFGAISGHIINIGYQSTFFSFVITHGSFELTAIVLSAAAGTHIGYSLLNPQRLSRSLAVKQASLRAFPVLFGAFVFLIIAAFIEAFWSSSQWIPNSVKYAVGGICWLWVGYYLMRGAKHAA; encoded by the coding sequence ATGAAACAAACTCAATTTGTGAAAAACCGTGAGTCAGATTGGTTAACTTTAGAGCAATTTATCAAACAAGAAAAACAAACTGATTTTGTTGATTTACCCGCATTATTACGAGCCGTTACTCATGATTTAGCAATTGCGAAAAGTCGCTCGTATAGCCCTACGGTTGTCACGCGGTTAAATCAATTAGTGATGGCGGCTCAGGCACAAATGTATAAGCCTAAAGATAAGGTTTTTTATCAATTACTTAGATTTATGCGGGTCGGCTTTCCAAGCTCGGTACATGTGTTAAAACGGGCGGTTATTGTTAACCATATTTTGTTTTACGGATTGGCTTTATTGGCTTATGTTTTAACTTTGTACAAACCTGAGTTGATTTATCAATTTGTTGATAATGCACAGGTCTCTAACCTTGAAAGCATGTACAACCCTCAAGCTGAGCACCAACTAAATGAGCGTGAATCCAGCGGTGATTTTGCTATGTTTGGCTACTATATTTTTAACAATATTAAAATTGCGTTTCAAACCTTTGTAGGAGGCTTATTACTTGGGGTTGGCGCTTTGTTTTTTTTAATTTTTAATGGTTTCTTTTTTGGCGCAATTAGCGGTCACATTATTAATATAGGCTATCAGTCGACCTTTTTTTCGTTTGTGATTACCCATGGTTCATTCGAATTAACCGCGATTGTTTTGTCAGCAGCTGCGGGCACTCATATTGGATATTCGTTATTAAACCCTCAGCGTTTATCTCGTAGCCTTGCCGTTAAACAAGCTTCTTTACGTGCTTTTCCGGTGCTATTTGGCGCGTTTGTGTTTTTAATTATTGCTGCCTTTATTGAAGCTTTTTGGTCGTCTAGCCAGTGGATACCTAACTCAGTTAAATACGCAGTTGGCGGTATCTGTTGGTTATGGGTTGGTTATTATTTAATGCGAGGGGCTAAACATGCAGCTTGA
- a CDS encoding RDD family protein: protein MASVNINEQVQVETAEGIYIELQPAGIAVRTLAFSFDLLLRFAAFILIAIIGAFLGEFGTGLMLIVIFLLEWFYPILFEHYTGSTPGKKIFGLKVVYSNGLPLTLPGAMTRNLFRAIDFLPFGYLSGALSMLFTRRFQRIGDWVADTMVVYEPHTDTFNLSTTESQYQPPFLLTTQEQVAVIHFAERSEKLSASRASELADILKPALNTERDAKDCLKALANRYVGK from the coding sequence ATGGCCTCTGTTAATATTAACGAACAAGTGCAGGTTGAAACGGCAGAGGGCATTTATATTGAATTGCAGCCTGCGGGCATTGCCGTTCGCACGCTCGCTTTTAGCTTTGATTTATTGCTCAGGTTTGCGGCCTTTATTCTTATTGCCATTATCGGTGCTTTTTTAGGTGAGTTTGGTACTGGCCTTATGCTCATTGTTATTTTTTTACTTGAGTGGTTCTATCCCATTTTATTTGAGCACTATACGGGCTCAACGCCGGGTAAAAAAATATTTGGTTTAAAGGTCGTATATAGCAATGGTTTGCCCTTAACTTTACCGGGCGCTATGACACGTAATTTATTTAGAGCAATAGACTTTTTACCATTTGGCTATTTGTCTGGTGCGCTGAGTATGTTGTTTACCCGACGCTTTCAACGAATTGGTGATTGGGTAGCAGACACTATGGTGGTGTATGAACCCCATACCGACACCTTTAATTTATCTACTACTGAATCCCAATACCAACCGCCATTTTTATTAACCACGCAAGAGCAAGTGGCGGTCATTCATTTTGCAGAGCGTAGTGAAAAATTGTCAGCGTCGCGTGCGTCAGAGCTAGCTGATATTTTAAAACCTGCGTTAAATACTGAGCGAGATGCAAAAGATTGCTTAAAAGCGTTGGCTAATCGATATGTAGGTAAATAA